The Pseudofrankia inefficax genome window below encodes:
- a CDS encoding adenine phosphoribosyltransferase → MTSIDTPQDAALAAGAEALRTHVRDVHDFPQPGVVFKDITPLLATPAAFGTVIGALAETARRAGATVVAGIEARGFLLAAPVADRVGAGIVPIRKQGKLPGRTVAESYALEYGTATLEIHHDAVGPGDRVLIVDDVLATGGTAAAAANLIRHGGAEVLGLAVLMELTFLAGRERIPSLDVTALLAI, encoded by the coding sequence ATGACAAGCATCGACACCCCACAGGACGCGGCGCTGGCCGCGGGCGCCGAGGCGCTGCGCACCCATGTGCGCGACGTCCACGACTTCCCGCAGCCCGGGGTGGTGTTCAAGGACATCACCCCGCTGCTGGCCACCCCGGCCGCGTTCGGAACCGTCATCGGGGCGCTCGCCGAGACCGCCCGGCGGGCCGGCGCGACCGTCGTCGCCGGGATCGAGGCCCGCGGCTTCCTGCTGGCCGCGCCGGTCGCGGACCGGGTGGGCGCCGGGATCGTGCCGATCCGCAAGCAGGGCAAGCTTCCCGGCCGTACCGTCGCCGAGTCCTACGCCCTGGAGTACGGCACGGCCACGCTGGAGATCCACCATGACGCGGTCGGCCCGGGGGACCGGGTGCTCATCGTCGACGACGTGCTCGCCACCGGTGGCACTGCCGCCGCCGCGGCGAACCTGATCCGGCACGGCGGCGCCGAGGTCCTCGGCCTCGCCGTCCTGATGGAGCTCACGTTCCTCGCCGGCCGTGAGCGGATTCCGTCACTCGATGTGACCGCCCTGCTGGCAATCTGA
- a CDS encoding RelA/SpoT family protein: MPDAVPVTTGATLPASGPAKGPAPERRRVPSGTAAGAGGDGTTGARRDDAAEPGLGTEPGPGTSANGGEALVTPPDDGFGAGAVGDDAPALESPGAGNGAAGPAAGPVGGPSVVAIGGGLLAHGGVLAVGRLGGPGELPEDGSPVPPRLGHESPPVPRRLRARLSRLSAHRATPPSALDPVIRGVVANHPKADTGPVQLAFQVADAAHAGQVRASGHPYITHPIAVAGILADLGMDVPTLCAALLHDTLEETTLTVEQIREQFGDQVALIVDAVSRLQKVNAGEMAQAEMIRRMVIAMARDPRALVVKLADRLHNMRTLRFLPEHRQERKARQTLEVYAPLAHRLGMNSLKWELEDLSFAALYPKRYDEIVRLVADRAPSRDVYLDDVTAQVQGYLAAAGIESVVVGRPKHYYSIYQKMVVRGRSFDDIYDLVGIRVLVDSVRDCYAALGTVHANWKPIPGRFKDYIAMPKYNMYQSLHTTVIGPEGKPVELQIRTHGMHNRAEYGIAAHWKYKEDGRTASRRRAADPDLTSWLRQILDWQRESADPGEFLDSLRFEAPADEVFVFTPKGDVIPLPAGSTPVDFAYAVHTDVGNQCVGARINGRLVALDTALDNGDTVEVFTSRAQSAGPSEDWLTFVRSSRARSKIRQWHARERREDAVVAGRDAIARTLRRHGLPLTRLMTGEGLLTLAKELGYSDVSALYAGVGENNISAQAVVNRLLSAMGSPEATEEDVADVVLPIRPLRRSTGDPGVLVSGTADIWVKLARCCTPMPGDEIAGLVTRGRGVSVHRADCTNVGEVSSTSADRFVDVEWAPSSGSVFLVVIQVEAMDRAKLLSDVTRVLSDHHVNILSASVTTNREQVAISRFTFEMGDAKHLGQVLAAVRRIDGVYDCFRVTSGVQG, encoded by the coding sequence GTGCCCGACGCAGTCCCGGTGACCACCGGCGCCACGCTCCCGGCGTCCGGGCCCGCCAAGGGCCCGGCCCCGGAGCGGCGTCGCGTGCCGTCCGGGACCGCCGCGGGCGCTGGCGGGGACGGGACAACCGGCGCCCGGCGCGACGACGCAGCCGAACCGGGACTCGGCACCGAGCCCGGCCCAGGCACCTCGGCGAACGGCGGAGAGGCGCTGGTCACCCCGCCGGACGACGGCTTCGGCGCGGGCGCCGTCGGGGACGACGCACCGGCCCTGGAGTCGCCCGGCGCGGGCAACGGCGCCGCGGGCCCCGCCGCGGGCCCCGTCGGTGGCCCCTCGGTGGTCGCCATCGGCGGCGGCCTGCTCGCCCACGGCGGTGTGCTCGCCGTCGGCCGGCTGGGCGGCCCGGGGGAGCTGCCCGAGGACGGTTCCCCGGTCCCGCCGCGGCTGGGCCACGAGTCGCCACCGGTGCCCCGGCGGCTGCGGGCCCGGCTGTCCCGGCTCTCGGCGCACCGCGCCACGCCGCCGTCCGCGCTCGACCCGGTGATCCGCGGCGTGGTCGCCAACCACCCGAAGGCGGACACCGGCCCGGTCCAGCTGGCCTTCCAGGTCGCCGACGCCGCGCACGCTGGCCAGGTCCGCGCCTCCGGCCACCCCTACATCACGCACCCGATCGCCGTCGCCGGCATCCTGGCCGATCTGGGCATGGACGTCCCCACGCTGTGCGCGGCGCTGCTGCACGACACGCTCGAGGAGACGACGCTCACCGTCGAGCAGATCCGCGAGCAGTTCGGCGACCAGGTCGCGCTCATCGTCGACGCGGTCAGCCGGCTGCAGAAGGTCAACGCCGGCGAGATGGCGCAGGCGGAGATGATCCGCCGGATGGTGATCGCGATGGCCCGTGACCCGCGCGCGCTGGTCGTCAAGCTCGCCGACCGGCTGCACAACATGCGCACGCTGCGCTTCCTGCCCGAGCACCGCCAGGAGCGCAAGGCCCGGCAGACCCTCGAGGTCTACGCGCCGCTGGCGCACCGGCTCGGGATGAACTCGCTGAAGTGGGAGCTGGAGGACCTCTCGTTCGCCGCGCTCTACCCGAAGCGCTACGACGAGATCGTCCGGCTCGTCGCCGACCGGGCGCCGAGCCGGGACGTCTACCTCGACGACGTCACCGCGCAGGTGCAGGGCTACCTCGCCGCGGCGGGCATCGAGTCGGTGGTCGTCGGCCGGCCCAAGCACTACTACTCGATCTACCAGAAGATGGTCGTGCGCGGCCGGTCCTTCGACGACATCTACGACCTGGTCGGCATCCGGGTGCTGGTCGACTCGGTCCGGGACTGCTACGCGGCGCTGGGCACCGTCCACGCGAACTGGAAGCCGATCCCGGGCCGGTTCAAGGACTACATCGCGATGCCCAAGTACAACATGTACCAGTCGCTGCACACGACGGTGATCGGCCCGGAGGGCAAGCCGGTCGAGCTGCAGATCCGCACGCACGGCATGCACAACCGGGCCGAGTACGGCATCGCCGCCCACTGGAAGTACAAGGAGGACGGTCGGACCGCCAGCCGCCGCCGTGCCGCCGACCCGGACCTGACCAGCTGGCTGCGCCAGATCCTCGACTGGCAGCGCGAGTCCGCGGACCCGGGTGAGTTCCTCGACAGCCTGCGGTTCGAGGCACCGGCCGACGAGGTCTTCGTGTTCACCCCGAAGGGCGACGTCATCCCGCTGCCCGCCGGGTCGACCCCGGTCGACTTCGCCTACGCCGTGCACACCGACGTCGGCAACCAGTGCGTCGGCGCGCGGATCAACGGCCGGCTCGTCGCCCTCGACACCGCGCTCGACAACGGCGACACCGTCGAGGTCTTCACCTCGCGGGCGCAGTCCGCCGGCCCGAGCGAGGACTGGCTGACCTTCGTCCGCTCGTCCAGGGCCCGCTCGAAGATCCGCCAGTGGCACGCGCGGGAGCGGCGGGAGGACGCCGTCGTCGCCGGCCGGGACGCCATCGCGCGCACGCTGCGCCGCCACGGCCTGCCGCTGACCAGGCTGATGACCGGCGAAGGCCTGCTCACCCTGGCCAAGGAGCTCGGCTACTCCGACGTCAGCGCGCTGTACGCCGGCGTGGGCGAGAACAACATCAGCGCACAGGCGGTCGTCAACCGGCTACTGAGCGCGATGGGAAGCCCGGAGGCGACCGAGGAGGACGTCGCCGACGTCGTCCTGCCGATCCGCCCGCTGCGCCGTTCCACCGGCGACCCGGGCGTACTGGTCTCCGGGACCGCCGACATCTGGGTGAAGCTGGCCCGGTGCTGCACGCCGATGCCGGGCGACGAGATCGCCGGCCTGGTGACCAGGGGCCGGGGCGTGTCGGTGCACCGCGCGGACTGCACCAACGTCGGCGAGGTCAGCTCGACTTCGGCGGACCGCTTCGTCGACGTCGAGTGGGCACCGTCGTCCGGCTCGGTGTTCCTGGTGGTGATCCAGGTCGAGGCGATGGACCGGGCGAAGCTGCTCTCGGACGTCACCCGGGTGCTGTCCGACCACCACGTCAACATCCTGTCCGCGTCGGTGACCACGAACCGCGAGCAGGTGGCGATCAGTCGCTTCACCTTCGAGATGGGGGACGCCAAGCACCTAGGCCAGGTTCTGGCCGCGGTCCGGCGGATCGACGGGGTCTATGACTGTTTCCGTGTCACGTCTGGCGTACAGGGCTAG
- a CDS encoding RelA/SpoT family protein, with the protein MDTGARAALPAGGSLSPDVAAQQAVGDEARPLGAARTASHRLAHLARRVASARGGQIPPELRGIVEAHRDFHPRAEIGGVIQAYQAAERFHHGQMRRSGDPYIVHPLGVAEILAELGVDTTTLVASLLHDTVEDTGATLEVLADEFGTEVANLVDGVTKLDKMRFGDAAEAETLRKLIVALAKDYRVLVIKIADRLHNMRTLEFMSPPKQAKISQVTLEILAPLAHRLGVSVIKRELEDRAFAVLDPDQYRRTQELVDDLTAAERESGQLAAVVARLRAGLGEAKINGEVSVRLSHLFSIYKRAQDRGRPPRDYYDVVRVLVLVEDVRDCYAALGVIHGLWRPVPGRLRDFVATPKFNMYQSLHTTVTDATGHAVDIQIRTPQMHVLAETGIVARPVGESADGARLEGLSWLHSLLDWEGDAKDPGEFLESLSSDLDSDEVLAFTPKGKAIALPARSSPVDVAYAVHTDVGHRAVGARVNGRLVPLHTRLRNGDVVEILTSNLPHAGPSEDWLSFVKTARARVRIRRRLARGRREPVDSSSGSRHSPAPEAVVPEGAAPARRPDEAVAAATVAPTAPRTPAGTSGPPAGSTAMEGPDTRAVARAAALTPTGPVVGSLDAAPGAGGEPAATPPGDRPARTSAWPAADGAAGVSEPAVASLAPTAEAAPASAVARPGTVGVAAAGLADLAMAGAGTAADADLAVAGAAAAVSGGTVPGRSAPGSGGRRSRPAPAPVEGRRPTPAWAGVASLDGRPDAPVRIARCCLPLPGDELIGFVTHHGAHHQAVTLHRQECANARPGGTAAPVREPVGVLHWEVPPAHAFPAEIAVEAFDRYGLLADITEVLSDTAAGLRAASTSTSEDRVAHARFTVEVTGPRQLEAVLAAVRGVGGVYDCYRACQTAS; encoded by the coding sequence ATGGACACTGGGGCGCGGGCAGCACTGCCAGCCGGTGGCAGTCTGTCCCCGGACGTCGCGGCCCAGCAGGCCGTCGGCGACGAGGCCCGTCCGCTCGGCGCCGCCCGGACGGCGAGCCACCGGCTGGCCCATCTCGCCCGGCGGGTCGCCTCGGCCCGGGGCGGGCAGATCCCGCCGGAGCTGCGCGGCATCGTCGAGGCGCACCGCGACTTCCACCCCAGGGCCGAGATCGGCGGGGTGATCCAGGCCTACCAGGCCGCCGAGCGGTTCCACCACGGCCAGATGCGCCGCAGCGGTGACCCGTACATCGTCCATCCGCTCGGCGTCGCCGAGATCCTCGCCGAGCTCGGGGTCGACACCACGACCCTGGTCGCGAGCCTGCTGCACGACACCGTCGAGGACACCGGCGCGACCCTCGAGGTGCTGGCCGACGAGTTCGGCACCGAGGTCGCGAACCTGGTCGACGGCGTCACCAAGCTGGACAAGATGCGCTTCGGCGACGCGGCCGAGGCCGAGACGCTGCGCAAGCTGATCGTGGCGCTGGCCAAGGACTACCGGGTCCTGGTCATCAAGATCGCGGACCGGCTGCACAACATGCGCACGCTGGAGTTCATGTCGCCGCCCAAGCAGGCCAAGATCTCCCAGGTCACGCTGGAGATCCTCGCGCCGCTGGCGCACCGCCTCGGGGTCAGCGTGATCAAGCGCGAGCTGGAGGACCGGGCGTTCGCCGTCCTCGACCCGGACCAGTACCGGCGCACCCAGGAGCTCGTGGACGACCTGACCGCCGCCGAGCGGGAGAGCGGCCAGCTCGCGGCGGTCGTCGCCCGGCTGCGGGCCGGGCTCGGCGAGGCGAAGATCAACGGCGAGGTGTCCGTCCGCCTGAGCCACCTGTTCTCGATCTACAAGCGGGCCCAGGACCGGGGCCGGCCGCCGCGGGACTACTACGACGTCGTCCGGGTGCTGGTGCTGGTCGAGGACGTCCGGGACTGCTACGCCGCCCTCGGGGTCATCCACGGCCTCTGGCGCCCGGTACCCGGCCGGCTGCGCGACTTCGTCGCCACCCCGAAGTTCAACATGTACCAGTCGCTGCACACCACGGTCACCGACGCCACCGGGCACGCCGTCGACATCCAGATCCGCACCCCGCAGATGCACGTCCTGGCGGAGACCGGCATCGTCGCCCGCCCGGTCGGCGAGAGCGCGGACGGCGCCCGCCTGGAGGGCCTGTCGTGGCTGCACAGCCTGCTGGACTGGGAGGGCGACGCGAAGGACCCCGGCGAGTTCCTGGAGTCGCTGTCCAGCGACCTGGACTCCGACGAGGTGCTGGCCTTCACCCCGAAGGGCAAGGCGATCGCGCTGCCGGCCCGGTCATCTCCGGTCGACGTGGCCTACGCGGTACACACCGACGTCGGCCACCGGGCGGTCGGCGCCCGGGTCAACGGCCGCCTGGTGCCGTTGCACACCCGGCTGCGCAACGGTGACGTGGTCGAGATCCTCACCTCGAACCTGCCCCATGCCGGGCCGTCGGAGGACTGGCTGTCGTTCGTGAAGACGGCCCGCGCCCGGGTGCGCATCCGCCGCCGCCTCGCCCGCGGCCGGCGTGAGCCCGTCGACTCCTCCAGCGGCAGCCGGCACAGCCCGGCGCCGGAGGCCGTCGTCCCGGAGGGGGCCGCGCCCGCGCGGCGCCCGGACGAGGCCGTGGCGGCCGCCACGGTGGCGCCCACGGCGCCGCGGACGCCGGCCGGGACGAGCGGGCCGCCGGCCGGCTCCACCGCCATGGAAGGCCCCGACACGCGGGCGGTGGCGCGTGCCGCCGCCCTCACCCCGACGGGGCCCGTGGTGGGCTCCCTGGACGCGGCCCCGGGCGCCGGCGGCGAGCCTGCGGCGACCCCGCCCGGAGACCGGCCCGCGCGCACGTCCGCCTGGCCGGCGGCGGACGGCGCGGCGGGAGTGAGCGAGCCGGCGGTGGCGAGCTTGGCCCCGACCGCCGAGGCGGCCCCGGCGAGTGCGGTGGCCCGGCCGGGCACGGTCGGCGTGGCGGCCGCTGGCCTGGCGGACCTGGCGATGGCGGGCGCGGGGACGGCCGCCGACGCCGATCTTGCAGTCGCCGGCGCGGCGGCGGCCGTCTCCGGTGGCACGGTCCCGGGGCGGTCCGCGCCGGGCTCGGGTGGGCGCCGGTCGCGGCCGGCCCCAGCCCCCGTGGAAGGCAGACGGCCGACGCCGGCCTGGGCGGGCGTCGCGTCGCTGGACGGGCGCCCGGACGCCCCGGTGCGGATCGCCCGCTGCTGCCTGCCGCTGCCGGGGGACGAGCTCATCGGCTTCGTCACCCATCACGGCGCTCACCACCAGGCCGTGACGCTGCACCGCCAGGAGTGCGCGAACGCCCGGCCGGGCGGGACGGCGGCGCCGGTGCGGGAGCCGGTGGGCGTGCTGCACTGGGAGGTGCCGCCGGCGCACGCCTTCCCGGCGGAGATCGCCGTCGAGGCGTTCGACCGGTACGGGCTGCTCGCGGACATCACCGAGGTGCTCTCGGACACCGCGGCGGGACTGCGGGCCGCGTCGACCTCGACCTCCGAGGACCGGGTGGCGCACGCCCGGTTCACCGTCGAGGTGACCGGTCCGCGCCAGCTTGAGGCGGTCCTGGCCGCGGTGCGCGGGGTCGGCGGCGTCTACGACTGTTATCGGGCCTGTCAGACCGCGTCATAG
- a CDS encoding helix-turn-helix domain-containing protein has protein sequence MPISLGAAARAGAIRPATVPSRRGLAGATGDHGRAATHPRGIGGSGAGHTPPAARPPADMDLAPDSGSGSGRTPNGRLRLCREEKGWSQERLAVELRRFAVLHEGREAGVTGNMICKWEKGDKKPSLRYQRLLRALFHRSSAELGFIEDDPMTGMASIGIPPAFPVMADCVESLAGNMLAGLPGIPVDGVPSIGLGADEPTDLRGVPAERRDFLRMVAASGAAGPVAAAAGASDESPWDRLSAALRQRSPVTPELAHQLSQHTAGLFGLEERVPARTLMGRVTGHLATLAQLLESTTRSPARRQLASTAGETAALAGWLAFDLGDNASALAYYRVAIEAAREADDPALWACVLGYESYQPGGAGRHDQACALLAEAQRRIGASASPLTRAWLAAREAEEQAARGDGRAAMAALDRAQESFDKAEPTDDRVWTGFFDRGRLDGLRVTTFTRLRRPTAAYAAAIEALRAAGPAATKKRSLLLGDIADVHLARRDIDAACRFAADALAVVAQTDFSLGFARVQRVRERLVPWQSSQPVRDLDEQLRVLA, from the coding sequence ATGCCGATATCGCTCGGGGCTGCGGCGCGCGCGGGCGCGATCCGTCCGGCGACGGTGCCCTCACGCCGCGGCCTGGCCGGCGCCACCGGCGACCACGGCCGCGCCGCCACCCACCCCCGCGGCATCGGCGGTAGTGGCGCTGGTCACACGCCACCCGCGGCCCGGCCGCCGGCCGACATGGACCTCGCGCCGGACTCCGGCTCCGGCTCCGGCCGGACCCCGAACGGCCGGCTGCGGCTGTGCCGGGAGGAGAAGGGCTGGTCGCAGGAACGCCTCGCCGTCGAGCTGCGCCGTTTCGCGGTGCTCCACGAGGGCCGCGAGGCCGGCGTCACCGGCAACATGATCTGCAAGTGGGAAAAGGGCGACAAGAAGCCGAGCCTGCGTTACCAGCGGCTCCTGCGCGCGCTTTTCCACCGCTCGTCCGCCGAACTCGGTTTCATCGAGGACGACCCGATGACGGGAATGGCCTCGATCGGAATTCCGCCCGCATTCCCGGTCATGGCCGACTGCGTGGAATCGTTGGCCGGAAATATGCTGGCCGGCCTTCCCGGAATTCCGGTCGACGGTGTTCCGTCCATTGGCCTTGGCGCGGACGAGCCGACCGACCTGCGCGGCGTCCCGGCCGAACGGCGCGACTTCCTGCGCATGGTGGCCGCGAGCGGCGCCGCGGGGCCGGTCGCCGCTGCGGCCGGCGCGAGCGACGAGTCGCCCTGGGACCGGCTGTCCGCGGCGCTGCGCCAGCGCAGCCCGGTCACCCCGGAGCTGGCCCACCAGCTTTCCCAGCACACCGCCGGCCTTTTCGGCCTGGAGGAGCGGGTGCCCGCGCGCACCCTGATGGGCCGGGTCACCGGCCACCTGGCCACGCTCGCCCAGCTGCTCGAGTCGACGACCCGGTCGCCGGCGCGGCGCCAGCTCGCCAGCACCGCGGGCGAGACCGCGGCGCTCGCCGGCTGGCTCGCGTTCGACCTGGGCGACAACGCCTCCGCGCTGGCCTACTACCGGGTGGCGATCGAGGCGGCCCGCGAGGCCGACGACCCGGCGCTGTGGGCCTGCGTGCTCGGGTACGAGAGCTACCAGCCGGGCGGTGCCGGCCGCCACGACCAGGCCTGCGCCCTGCTCGCCGAGGCGCAGCGGCGGATCGGCGCCAGCGCGAGCCCGCTGACCAGGGCCTGGCTCGCCGCCAGGGAGGCCGAGGAGCAGGCCGCCCGCGGCGACGGCCGGGCCGCCATGGCCGCGCTCGACCGGGCGCAGGAGTCGTTCGACAAGGCGGAGCCGACCGACGACCGGGTCTGGACCGGCTTCTTCGACCGTGGCCGCCTCGACGGCCTGCGGGTCACCACCTTCACCCGGCTGCGCCGGCCGACCGCGGCCTACGCCGCGGCGATCGAGGCACTGCGCGCCGCCGGGCCGGCGGCGACCAAGAAGCGCTCACTGCTGCTGGGGGACATCGCGGACGTGCACCTGGCCCGGCGCGACATCGACGCCGCCTGCCGGTTCGCCGCCGACGCGCTGGCGGTTGTCGCGCAGACGGACTTCTCGCTCGGCTTCGCGCGGGTGCAGCGGGTCCGCGAGCGGCTGGTGCCGTGGCAGTCCTCGCAGCCGGTCCGCGACCTCGACGAGCAGCTGCGCGTGCTCGCCTGA
- a CDS encoding DEAD/DEAH box helicase, with the protein MSVSPQQLQPHQLGAPPVPDPSPASRPLRAWQRAALDRYRAASGAGSRDFLAVATPGAGKTTFALTVAAELLAAGIVTTISVVAPTEHLKRQWADAAAGLGISLDPNFRNSAGATSRDYTGVALTYAQVAAHPALHLARTKSRRTLVILDEVHHAGDALSWGEAVREAFSPAARRLALTGTPFRSDVNPIPFVTYLPGADGVTRSVADSSYGYSEALRDGVVRPVIFLAYSGEMSWRTSAGAELTARLGEPLTTEQTAHAWRTALDPKGNWMPAVLAAADTRLSQVRRGGMPDAGGLVIATDHANARAYAALLRRISGTEPTVVLSDDPTASDRIEAFRRSDARWMVAVRMVSEGVDVPRLAVGVYATSVATPLFFAQAVGRFVRGRGRAETASVFVPSVPVLLDLAGQMEVQRDHALDKPLREPEGFDDDALREANRRRDTADKPDSPFTALESSAELDRVIFDGGEFGAPAAAGSAEEEDFLGLPGLLEPDQVATLLRQRQASQLAAERGRKAKAARQAEAAGPVPAQAGPRPAEEGRPVHEVIGELRRELNRLVAANNHRTGRPHGMIHAELRRTCGGPPSGQATAAQLQARIDTLRKWNS; encoded by the coding sequence GTGAGCGTCAGCCCCCAACAACTTCAGCCGCACCAGCTCGGCGCCCCGCCGGTTCCTGACCCGAGCCCCGCCTCCCGCCCGCTGCGCGCCTGGCAGCGAGCGGCGCTCGACCGTTACCGGGCCGCCTCGGGAGCTGGCAGCCGCGATTTCCTCGCGGTCGCCACGCCGGGCGCGGGCAAGACGACCTTCGCTCTCACCGTGGCGGCCGAGCTGCTGGCCGCGGGCATCGTGACGACGATTTCCGTGGTCGCGCCGACCGAGCACCTCAAGCGGCAGTGGGCGGACGCGGCGGCCGGCCTCGGCATCTCGCTCGACCCGAACTTCCGGAACTCGGCCGGCGCGACGTCGCGCGACTACACCGGCGTGGCGCTCACCTACGCCCAGGTCGCCGCGCACCCCGCGCTGCACCTGGCCCGCACGAAGTCCCGGCGCACGCTCGTCATCCTCGACGAGGTGCACCACGCGGGCGACGCCCTGTCCTGGGGCGAGGCGGTCCGGGAGGCCTTCTCCCCGGCCGCCCGCCGGCTGGCCCTCACCGGGACGCCCTTTCGCTCGGACGTCAACCCGATCCCGTTCGTCACCTATCTCCCGGGCGCCGACGGGGTGACCCGCAGCGTCGCCGACTCCTCCTACGGCTACTCCGAGGCCTTGCGGGACGGCGTCGTCCGCCCAGTGATCTTCCTGGCGTACTCCGGCGAGATGAGCTGGCGCACCAGCGCGGGCGCGGAGCTGACGGCCCGGCTCGGCGAGCCGCTGACGACCGAGCAGACGGCCCACGCCTGGCGCACCGCGCTGGACCCGAAGGGCAACTGGATGCCGGCCGTCCTGGCCGCCGCGGACACCCGGCTGTCCCAGGTGCGCCGGGGCGGCATGCCGGACGCGGGCGGCCTGGTGATCGCCACCGACCACGCCAACGCCCGCGCCTACGCGGCACTGCTGCGCCGGATCAGCGGCACCGAACCGACCGTCGTGCTGTCGGACGACCCGACCGCGTCCGACCGGATCGAGGCGTTCCGACGCTCCGACGCCCGGTGGATGGTCGCCGTCCGGATGGTCTCGGAGGGCGTGGACGTGCCGCGGCTCGCGGTCGGCGTCTACGCCACGTCGGTGGCGACGCCGCTGTTCTTCGCCCAGGCCGTCGGCCGGTTCGTCCGCGGCCGTGGCCGGGCTGAGACCGCGTCGGTGTTCGTGCCCAGCGTCCCGGTCCTGCTGGACCTCGCCGGCCAGATGGAGGTGCAGCGCGACCACGCGCTGGACAAGCCGCTGCGCGAGCCGGAGGGGTTCGACGACGACGCGTTGCGCGAGGCCAACCGGCGCCGCGACACCGCGGACAAGCCCGACTCGCCGTTCACCGCGCTCGAGTCCAGCGCTGAGCTGGACCGGGTCATCTTCGACGGTGGCGAGTTCGGCGCCCCGGCCGCCGCTGGCTCCGCGGAGGAGGAGGACTTCCTCGGGCTACCCGGCCTGCTGGAGCCCGACCAGGTGGCGACGCTCCTACGCCAGCGGCAGGCCTCCCAGCTCGCCGCCGAGCGTGGCCGCAAGGCGAAGGCCGCGCGCCAGGCCGAGGCCGCCGGTCCGGTGCCCGCCCAGGCAGGCCCGCGGCCGGCCGAGGAGGGCCGCCCGGTCCACGAGGTGATCGGCGAGCTGCGCCGCGAGCTCAACCGCCTGGTCGCGGCGAACAACCACCGGACCGGCCGTCCGCACGGCATGATCCACGCCGAGCTGCGCCGGACCTGTGGCGGTCCGCCGAGCGGCCAGGCCACCGCTGCCCAGCTGCAGGCCCGGATCGACACCCTCCGCAAGTGGAACTCCTAG
- a CDS encoding peptidylprolyl isomerase, whose amino-acid sequence MSNSKTRRRREIEMARAQRQAERRYALRRRRQRILAIVAAIVAVVVAGTVVAVVLTVGGGGSTTASATPTPTASASATPAVTTKVGDCVYTKDTTGTVAKNAAMPPSAPTVSTKPATMTINTNYGTMVATLDPAKAPCTVHALYQLAQAKYFDNTTCHRETYGPEAGIFVLQCGDPTATGNGTPGFKYKNENTSGVNYNRGVLAMANAGADTNGSQFFINYANPSEQGAQALAGGYTVFGQITQGLDVLDKITKPGVVEGGADGQPVTKPQITSITINQEQPAAATPTATATPATTASATAKPSATAKASASPTG is encoded by the coding sequence GTGAGCAACTCGAAGACGCGGCGGCGGCGCGAGATTGAGATGGCGCGCGCGCAGCGGCAGGCGGAACGCCGCTACGCCCTGCGGCGCCGCCGGCAGCGCATTCTCGCGATCGTCGCGGCGATCGTGGCCGTCGTGGTCGCCGGCACGGTCGTGGCCGTCGTGCTGACCGTGGGCGGCGGCGGCAGCACCACCGCGAGCGCCACCCCGACTCCGACCGCGAGCGCGAGCGCCACCCCAGCGGTGACGACGAAGGTCGGCGACTGCGTCTACACGAAGGACACGACGGGCACCGTGGCGAAGAACGCCGCCATGCCGCCGTCCGCGCCGACGGTCTCGACCAAGCCGGCGACGATGACCATCAACACGAACTACGGCACGATGGTCGCCACCCTCGACCCGGCCAAGGCTCCGTGCACCGTGCACGCGCTCTACCAGCTGGCGCAGGCGAAGTACTTCGACAACACCACCTGCCACCGGGAGACCTACGGTCCTGAGGCCGGGATCTTCGTCCTGCAGTGCGGCGACCCGACGGCGACGGGCAACGGGACGCCGGGCTTCAAGTACAAGAACGAGAACACCTCGGGCGTGAACTACAACCGCGGCGTGCTCGCGATGGCGAACGCGGGAGCCGACACGAACGGCAGCCAGTTCTTCATCAACTACGCCAACCCGAGCGAGCAGGGTGCGCAGGCGCTGGCCGGCGGCTACACCGTCTTCGGGCAGATCACCCAGGGCCTCGACGTGCTCGACAAGATCACCAAGCCGGGCGTGGTCGAGGGCGGCGCCGACGGCCAGCCGGTGACCAAGCCGCAGATCACCTCGATCACGATCAACCAGGAGCAGCCGGCGGCGGCCACGCCGACCGCCACCGCCACACCGGCGACGACCGCGTCCGCCACGGCCAAGCCGTCCGCGACGGCCAAGGCGTCCGCCAGCCCGACCGGCTGA